Within Lolium rigidum isolate FL_2022 chromosome 5, APGP_CSIRO_Lrig_0.1, whole genome shotgun sequence, the genomic segment ccacgttccgggggtttggctcctccacccctgtcttcttgtcctttattacgtatgctcctcctccgattacttccgtgacaatgtaagggccaagccatggtgactcgagtttttcatgacttttttgcgtgagccgaagaactaggtctcccacctgaaaagatcttggccgcaaacgtcgactgtggtagttcttcaagtcctgttgatatttggttacccgagataatacttcatctcgagcttcatcaagtgcgtcgacgtcgtcttctagcgctcttctcgacgtttcttcatcatattcagcgacacgtggagagttgtgctctatctcgattggtagtactgcttctgctccatgaaccaggaaaaacggagtttctgtgttgcttgtgtttggtgttgttcggatgctccacaacacgcttggtagTTCTTACGGccgggtgtgtcgagctttttccggtggtcctaacaagcgcttcttgatgccattgcagatgatgccattggctttctcgacttgcccattggtttgaggatgtgcaactgacgcaaagttcagcttgataccgacctcttcgcaataatctttgaattcatgggatgtgaagttactgccgttgtctgtgacgatgctatggggcactccaaatctgaagacgaggccttttacgaattttactgcggacgctccatctggtgaatttatcggcttcgcttctatccactttgtaaacttatcgacagctactagcatgtactcctttcctcctggccaggatttgtgtaacttacccaccatatcaagtccccattgagcaaagggccatgacaatggtattggtgctaactctgctgctggagagtgaggttttgcggcaaacctttgacacgcgtcgcaagttcttactatgtccttggcgtcctcgattgctgtcaaccagtagaatcctgcccgaaaaactttggccgcaatagctcgactacttgcgtggtggccacatattccttcgtgtacatccttcagaataattcttccttcttcgggtgtgacgcatctttgcaagacgcctgaaatacttcgcttatacaattctcccttgaccaccgtgaaagctttggagcgtcgaattactcgccttgcttctactggatcgtcgggtatttctttcctgaggatatatgatatgtacgactgcatccatggtatctgtatcaccatgaccaggtcctgatcttcttcttcgtcctcttgcttttccttggtaacccccgagggtttcttctccttcttttttggttttgttgacttagtggatctctctgttatctcttcccagaatacacctggcgggactggaaggcattgtgacccgatgtttgcaagaacgtcggcttcatcgttgctcaatctactaatatgatttacttcgcatccatcgaacaacttctcgagctcgttgtacacctccttgtacgccatcatgctatcgttgactgcatcacattggttcataacttgctgagccaccaactgtgaatcgccaaagattttcagtcgagttgcaccgcaggctttcgccatcttcatcccatgtatgagggcctcatattctgcttcattgttagatgcgttagggaacgtcatccgaaggatgtacttcaacttgtcgccttcaggtgatatgagtactactcctgcgccagccccttctagtctcttggaaccatcaaagttcatagtccgagttctcgataaatgcggaggtcctgtattttgcaattccatccactctgcgatgaagtccggcggtatttgcgactttattgcttttctttttcgtacgtgatgtcccgagggaaagttctattccccaaagggagacacgacccgtagcttctgggttgttcagtatatttgacaagggagcttcattgaccactatgatcgggtgtgccgaaaaatagtggcgcaatttacgtgctgtcgtgaacactccatatgctagtttttggtactgagggtacctttgttttgagggcgacaagacttcgctcacgaagtatactggccgctgcactccatggattttcccttcttcttctctttcgacaactaacaccgtgctaaccacctggggtgtagctgcaatatacaacaggagaggttccttttcctttggcgccaccaagattggtggtgtcgaaattttgcgcttcaaatcctcgaaagctctgtcagcctcttcattccactggaatttatcgccttgttttatcagcgcataaaatggtaatgctttttctcctaacctggcgacgaacctgctcaaagctgcgactcgcccagttagttgctgtatttctttcaactttgttggctttctcattgttactatggcttgtattttgtcgggatttgcttcaatccctcttgctgaaactagaaaccccagaagttctcctgctgggacgccaaaagaacacttcgtcgggttcagtttgaggcagaatttgtcgaggttgtcgaaagtttctttgagatcctcgatcagtgttgcccccttctttgatgttatgacgacatcatcgatgtatacttgcacgtttttcccgatctgtgttgctaaacacttctgcatcatcctctgatatgttgctcccgcattttttaaaccaaagggcattgtcttgtagcaaaacacgccgtaaggtgtaataaacgctgttttggcttcatcatcttcttttaatctgatctggttataaccagagtatgcatccaaaaaggaaagacgttcacaacctgccgtggagtcgatgatttgatcgatccttgggagggaaagtgatccttagggcaatgtttgttgagacacgtgaagtcgacgcacatgcgaaggactgtcgtgtttttctttggcaccatcactcgggttagctacccacgtggcttacgtagatatctctacgataaaaccagcttcctctagtcgatttatttcgataacatggatttgcggtttggttccgaaaaacgccgcaaaggttgtccgattggtttcatttgttggatccaaatttaggtggtgctcggcaagttccctgggtactcctggcatgtcggctggacaccatgcgaagattttccagttctcacggaggaacttgacgagcgcgctttcctatgcgatatccatgttgtttgcaatggatgtcgtcttttttggatctgtcgggtgaatctgtacttccttagcatttttctctgtattgaaagttgattctttgtttggccttccaacgtctggcagtacgtcgtaatcagtcatgcttttcgacgccaaatattcagcttgcatcccgaaggtttctgataaccgatggaaatccttgtcgcacttatcagccaaagcaaaactccctttgaccgtgattggtcccttgggtccaggcaatctccataacaggtatgtgtagtgtggtactgccataaatctagcatatgctggtcgtcccaacaaagcgtggtgcttgcgatggaaaatccacgacttcgaactccggtTCTCGATTctatagttttctcgggttccaaagctgaacgtcgaggttgatcttccccaatgggtaacttggtttctctggtgtgatgccgtggaatcttgtgtccgttggcttcaggtttgctaaagatatgttcatcttcctcaatgtatctgcatacataaggtttaagctgctgccaccatctatgaatactcgagaaacgtcaaatcctgcgataactgctggcagaataagtgctgactgccctggtcgaggaacttgttgcgggtggtccgctatggtgaagccgatgtcttgccacgaccaattgaggtactcaagcctgttggtggaggcattttctctgccatgaacacctgtcgcgagattactttttgagctctattggacggccttcccttctgaatcatcgacactgctccgttggaattaggatcaacatagggtggtggtgccggtgctgccgctattctgagctggtgtcgattatcctctgtaatcgcgggaggtggcggtaggtgaacttcgctcctgggctcccgaggatttctctgtgctgctcgagcgtgagcgttttctgcatatctgaacattgcttgaaaatttcgacagtctttcgcaGGTGCcacgactgtcttttcccattgctgtcgaggaagaaatgcatctggcacggtccgttcaacatttcttcgggggacacgaaaggtcttgggaaccttggcccactattttgcctgttgcgggaatcgtccctattatcgcttcgctgctcgttgcttctttgataatcatctctattgcttcCCCCTGTGTTtgtccgaaatcctgccgaaatttgccctggggcgtcatagttcgggtactgcgaggaaatcgtcgcctcgattgataatttcgaccacggtcctcttctggtgacctgtgccgtttattgtggacagcatcttctccatccgcccatttatttgctatttccatcaacgcggatactgtctttggattggtccttcccaagtcctcaacAAAGTCTCCACGCCTaactcctgcgacaaacgcatctattgctctctcgtcagatatattttctgccgagttttttatgatgttccacctttggatatattttctcattgactcatctggcttttgtcgacatgccctcaactcttctaacgacgcgagttttttgcacgtggacctgaagttcttgacaaatacttcctcgaaactttcccagctgtcgatagatcctggctgaagttttttgatccaagatcgtgcggctccacttaagtgcacctgaatactttgcattgcttgttgccctagttcctccagttaattTTACCGTTtcaaggtaatcaactagccaatcctctggatcttgcaagccgtcgaattttttgaaatgatcgggcaacttaaatcccgaagggactcgagtttttcgtactcttctcgtgaagcacggcaggccgcacatatcttcATCGTTAAGCTCTGGGGATTGCCGATggtctcttctgctttgccttgctctatcgacccttgcttgtactcctgtatctcttgctccactgggCCCTTCAGGAGCTGTCGCCGTTGGTCtgctgcgggtcgtggactattttgccttgccgctccttacgGAGGCGTtgttacaaacgctgtccccatagctccgacccacgctaacgccatattgtataacgtTTCTCTTGGGTCACCTGctggtggcctagatgcgagaatataagcttgtgtcgccatgtacccagcttacggtgtcttagggataatgtttcctctttcatctatcgacataaaggacatgtcgagattttgaattaagtgctctctttctgcttcgggtatgtgttgcaaccttgatcttcctctgttccgagcctccctgtgactatcatccgaaactctggattgtcgacttagatctgcccttctcctgctggatgcagaagctgcctcccttctcctatccagctcagctgtctgtttttctatgtttctggcagctcgtgcgagtctatattgataagcttgcagttcttgagcagtagccgttgtcgtcattggttccgagccatccagggcttttgcagctctatcccaggctgcttgtggaagttgaactcgacacgtggtgtgggcccaacatatttagtgcccatacctctccttagatacgagggatcgacataagggttacccaaatcgtcgaaagcctctgatgtttcctcttgatcttcgatagcataaatctgatgatatttggtactcagatctatgttgggtttggtgacatcattgttgagattgatgaagaccttgcccactgtgatggatttgtcgatgaagtcgtaactgtcgacatcgctcgagccatcgcttatatatgagtccgcggatgactcgaacgatgtgtcgctgaagatcttggcgagtttctctcttgttctgatgctgacgtaacgtgttgccgaagtttcttcttctgactcggttgacgatgcatagcttgaaaaatcagaatcgaccgctgatgatcccgacgaaatcggaatttcgacacgatacgatccttccttctcgacgcgaaagtggaaccttccgaacgtcatctccatgggctccgccagatacgcatatgcatccaaacgggagggtgggtgaggaacaaaatcaacaagaccggcgatcgatctgtttacctcgatccatagtgttgctcccggttgacgatgtcgaagatcttgaacgtgccatcgagatcagctccttacgcctctaattcccacagacggcgccaattgacaagggattaacttatcaatgcctacggattataggctagggtttagttagaagtagagggcaagtagatctcgaaggtttcagccgaaaagtgctcgacgattatgaaaactagggttcgtgaacaatgattcgatcctctcttcgtccctcgaccccccctttatataagaggtggagccgagggtttcgttttgtacaagttacagaatccgggacggtttctaactcatcccgccagattacaaataacatctcctattacaactctatcttttccttaaatacatcttgggcttccgaatcttcttattcttcgggtagtgggccttcaataaaccccgggtactatatttggcaggcccatttgggatgcctatgtcattcaTGTAATGAAAAGGTAACCCTGAAGTTGGTCAAATTCTCTGCAGATCATGATGTGCTTCGGCAGTGACCGATGGTGCATCACTTATGGAATAAAAGAAGGTGTTCTTGGATCTCGACCTGTGCAGTTAAAGAGGAAACTGCAAACCTCACTTCATTATTGTTTCTTTGCAGCTCCCTGTGGCATCCATTTCACAGCTCAATGAGATATTAAATATTTACTCTACCAGGTATTCCGGTCTTTTCAGTAAGAAATAGAACTACAGTCACAATTTAAAGTTACACGGTTGCTAATGTTCTTCCAAGATAACAACaaaactactccctctgtcccaaaatatAATGGGATGGCGGGAGAAATTTTTTACAAAGAAAACATATCACACAAAATAAGCGAGTTTCTGTTCCTGATGTGAAGTACACAGAATATCTCTATCTTCAGAAATGAACAGCATGTCCCGAACAGCAACATGGAAGAATAAAACAACAAATGCTTATGCAATATCTATTCTTGTTCAATTGTAAACGTAGTAGATGGAAGTAGGCTCCAAGATTATCAGAAGAAATACAATGGCAGGGGTAGCTGCTTAACTATGAAAAGCTATGTGAACAACAATGCTAATGGTATGATTTGTTCATCAATGCCCTCTGGTTCACCCATCTATCCCAGTAGAGCTCCTTGAccatgagacgtatcaataacatAACATAGTTCACCTCGGCAAGGAATGGAACACTCTTCTTGGGGATATTTAATGAATTGACTTTCCTGTTCAACAATGTATTCTTTTCTACTCTTTTTCTCCTCAGCTGGTGCTTTCGTACGGAAGGATCTAAAGGCCAATGACAAACAGTATTACTTCAATGCTGCAGTTCAGAGACTAGGAGATACAAGAACATTGCAAGTGTTGTGGTTTTGCCTAGTGGTTAGTTAGCAATCTGTTAGAGCTCGAATGAAGCCAAAAGTTCATTTATGAATGTGTCATATAGGTTATAGGAACATAAGGTCAACAATTGCCAATTTACCATCGCTCAATGCTAAGGTACTTGTATTACGCAGAAATCATTAGCAGTGGAATTGGAAAGTCTAACTTGAGAGCTACTCCGGGAGATAGGTATTCGCTACTGCCACTAAGAGCTATTTGGCAAGATCATATACTTCAGCGTATGACCTGCAGTACTCAGTAAAGTAAGCATCTAAATTGTATTCTGTATCAATATGAGCACTAAGCTCATCTACTTATGTATTCAAATCAGTCCATGTCATGAGTTCATATCGCATGGACCAATTCATATTCTAGGGTACTAGGGTGAACCTAATAGTTCATCCTTAACTGAAACAGCTATAAGAATCACGAAAAATGATTCCAAAAGTAATCAACCAACTTTGTGTGACGTTCACAAAATCTGGAATGTGTACAGATTGTGTCCACAAAATTTAGAATGAGATCACATTTGTGCCTTATGAACCTACTTCCTGGTTCTAGTAAATAGGGTGTACcatagataaaattaacaagttaTTCTTATCATCTCCTAAATAAAACACATCACAAATATCATTTTTTGCTTATCTCAGGTGATGGAATAAAATATTTAAGCACATGTTACTCCAAGTTAAGAGGGCAAAGCAGAGAAGCAAGTATACAACTTATTCACATTTTTTTTTGAAGGGTAACTTATTCATATCTTACATAAGAAGTAACTCCACTAGTGTGAAACATATCTATCACAGTTTTTTCAAGTATCCACACCTCATATGGCTGGAAGAACAAAGTTAAGAAACAACCTAACACTTTACATTTTACATTAGTAGATTCTCCATATCCAGACCAGGAATATCAAACGGTAACTTTATAACTCCAAGGGCAATAAGCATGAGGAAGAACCACAGAGGAAAGATCTTCATACAAAGCACCAAGACAGACTTTTGCCCTGACAAGAAGAGGGGAAGAAAGTAGAGAAAACAATTTCAGCCCAAACTTCATACAGCCCATACCATGAGAAATCAGAAGTTCAGAACGACGCAATAAGGTAAGATTGCTTGTGAGGAATGTCCTAAATCTTATTCGCAATGTAATCTTCACTAAATAACTAGTGAGGCATGGTTCCTAGTAATTCAGACATCTTAGGCAGTTCATCATTCAGAATCAGAAAGTAAACTTtgtattttacaaaaaaaaaaatggtaATTCGTAGTTGCAATGGACAACGTAGCGGGCACATAATAGTCATTTGAATACTGGTATATATTGTGTAAGATGACGAAAGGGGACAAGCGAGGCCAATCACCTTGCTGTGCACGCGCCTCTGTGTtgtcgacgacccactcggcggcCTCGCGGATTCGGCGCTCGGCGTCGCTCTCCGGCTGCCCGATCGGCGTGGAGGCGAGGATCTTCATGAAACCGGACTGCTTATCCTTCCCGGAGGCGGACGGGTCGTTGTCGGCGCCGATGGCGCGCCGCACCTCCGCGACGGACGGCTGGGTTGGAGCCGGCGTGGGAGTCTTCCTGGGAGGTGACCCTCTAACGCGGCGCCGGATACGGCGGACGGGGTCCCCGGAGGCGGAGgatgcgacgacggcgaggcgcgggGCGCAGGCGAGGTGCCACGCCATCGCCATGGAGTGTGTGACTGTCGACCGTGTGGGGGCTTGAGTGGAGAGCAAGGGATAAAGCTAGCTCTGTGCAAATGACACGTGTGCCCGCAACCACGATTTCATGCGTCAAACACTTTCAGAAGTTTAAACAAAGAGTAAAATCTGTTTTAAACATTGAACTTATAGGAATGGTTGAAATTGAACCTTGAACTTCAAATCTCTGAAATCAGCACCCCCAAACTCCCACTTTCCGGTCATTACTTGCTAGACGTGTGTTCCTGTCGGGatttgctgatgtggcagtgctaATCGATGGGATTGCTGACTTGACAAATCTGAATATGCCCTTTGTTCCCATCTGTTTAGAGTTGAATCGGGAGATCGAACAAATGATTTCAACAGATGATCTATTCCATCGATGATCAACGTATAAATACAAAGTGAGCGGACGCGAGTTAACGGACGCGTCTGATCATGGGGGTTGGGAGCGTGGAAACACGACGAAGAAACGCACCCGTCGGTTCTCAAAGAGCAACTGTATCCCTAATTACAAGCAGAGGATTAACCTCTTATTTATGTAGTAAATAAGTCCTAACACTTCTCCTAATCTTTGCTTGTCCTTGTGACCGATCATGGAAATAGCCTCTTCCAAAAACCCTGTGGGACAAATAGAAGAGAAAATACCATATACCATGAAAAACTCCTTCTgaaaaccctgtgggaaaataTGGAGAAATTAACATATGCCATCTACTAGCAAatggaggcgcggcggcacgccgcgctggAGTCTGGTAATAGTGAGGTAAGTGGTATTTCTTATTGATGTTTTTCATCTTTCTGAAGTTGAAATGAGATGAAACGGAAGTCGATGTTTATTTGTTGGGAATCTCGGGTCGCGATAGTGGGCTGATCAGTAGTGTTAAACCACTGAATCGTAAATAGGCCAATACAGCTTCTTA encodes:
- the LOC124653412 gene encoding probable NAD(P)H dehydrogenase subunit CRR3, chloroplastic; translation: MAMAWHLACAPRLAVVASSASGDPVRRIRRRVRGSPPRKTPTPAPTQPSVAEVRRAIGADNDPSASGKDKQSGFMKILASTPIGQPESDAERRIREAAEWVVDNTEARAQQGQKSVLVLCMKIFPLWFFLMLIALGVIKLPFDIPGLDMENLLM